From Thermomicrobiales bacterium, one genomic window encodes:
- a CDS encoding nuclear transport factor 2 family protein, with translation MSDETSAATLATIERFNEAFNRHDVDAVMALFTDDCIFENTSPTPDGERYVGQDAVRAFWEQFFASSPQAHFTAEDIFAGGDRACVRWRYDWGAGHVRGVDVFRVVDGRVSEKLAYVKG, from the coding sequence ATGAGCGACGAGACCAGCGCAGCAACCCTCGCGACGATCGAGCGCTTCAACGAAGCGTTCAACCGCCACGATGTTGACGCCGTGATGGCGCTGTTCACCGACGATTGCATCTTCGAGAACACGTCGCCGACACCGGACGGCGAGCGCTATGTCGGGCAGGACGCTGTGCGCGCATTCTGGGAGCAGTTCTTCGCCTCGTCCCCGCAGGCGCACTTCACCGCCGAAGACATCTTCGCCGGCGGCGATCGCGCCTGCGTCCGCTGGCGCTACGACTGGGGCGCTGGCCACGTGCGCGGCGTCGACGTCTTCCGCGTCGTCGATGGCCGCGTCTCCGAGAAGCTGGCCTACGTCAAGGGTTAG
- a CDS encoding OsmC family peroxiredoxin, whose product MAGATKTANVSWSGSLMDGKGTINSVGSGAISNLGVTWKNRAEAEEGTSPEELIAAANAACFAMALSAGLAGGGHAPEKLDVTAKCTFSLDGGPKITTMDLHVVGTVPGMSAEEFKAAADGAGVNCPVSSALKGNVTFNVTAELA is encoded by the coding sequence ATGGCCGGAGCTACCAAGACCGCAAATGTCAGCTGGAGCGGCAGCCTGATGGATGGCAAGGGCACCATCAACAGCGTCGGCAGCGGCGCGATCTCGAATCTCGGCGTGACCTGGAAGAACCGCGCCGAGGCCGAGGAGGGCACCAGCCCCGAGGAGCTGATCGCCGCCGCCAACGCCGCCTGCTTCGCGATGGCTCTCTCGGCCGGCCTGGCCGGTGGCGGCCACGCGCCGGAGAAGCTCGACGTCACCGCGAAGTGCACCTTCTCGCTCGATGGCGGACCGAAGATCACGACGATGGATCTGCACGTCGTCGGCACCGTCCCCGGCATGAGCGCCGAGGAGTTCAAGGCGGCCGCCGACGGCGCAGGTGTTAACTGCCCGGTGTCCAGCGCACTCAAGGGCAACGTGACGTTCAACGTCACCGCCGAGCTCGCCTAG